In Hypanus sabinus isolate sHypSab1 unplaced genomic scaffold, sHypSab1.hap1 scaffold_724, whole genome shotgun sequence, a genomic segment contains:
- the LOC132389968 gene encoding uncharacterized protein LOC132389968, with protein sequence MGQGSSSGRAPVTSTSGKDTEQQKLKTPAHKMGQGSSSGEAPMTSTSGKDTGPGSVITELLANCDDSQLLRLTDIYRDRLEQAMEGGVHGVSLALMAKNQFSVQEHRKISDLADKGERADSSKLLLSLVMEKGSRAPRVMWETFVKMRIGVPELDKILKEIQEHGCDSSHRPISAQHLLKLLGELKDLRVITKLLASWDDSQLLRLMDFYRDRLEQAMEGGVHGVSLALTAENQFSGEEHRKISDLADKGERADSSKLLLSLVMEKGSRARRMMWETFVKMRIGVPKLDRILKELQIYGEIISETNLNLD encoded by the exons ATGGGTCAAGGTTCGAGCAGTGGAAGAGCTCCAGTGACGTCAACATCGGGAAAGGACACGG aGCAGCAAAAACTGAAAACTCCTGCCCACAAAATGGGTCAAGGTTCGAGCAGTGGAGAAGCTCCAATGACGTCAACATCAGGAAAGGACACGG GTCCGGGCTCAGTGATCACCGAGCTCCTGGCAAACTGTGACGATTCCCAGCTGCTGCGGTTGACGGATatctaccgggacaggctggagcaggcgatggaaggaggggtgcacggagtgagcctggcgttaatggccaagaatcagttcagtgtacaggaacatcgg aaaatctctgatctcgctgataagggagagcgggcggacagttctaaactcctcctgagcctggtgatggagaaaggctcccgcgccccgagggtgatgtgggaaacttTTGTAAAAATGAGGATTGGTGTTCCAGagttggacaaaatactgaaggaaatacaggaaCATG gttGTGATTCTTCCCATCGACCAATTTCCGCTCAACATTTACTAAAGCTTCTCGgtgagctgaaag ATCTGAGAGTGATCACCAAGCTCCTGGCAAGCTGGGACGATTCCCAGCTGCTGCGATTGATGgacttctaccgggacaggctggagcaggcgatggaaggaggggtgcacggagtgagcctggcgttaacggccgagaatcagttcagcggagaggaacatcgg aaaatctctgatctcgctgataagggagagcgggcggacagttctaaactcctcctgagcctggtgatggagaaaggctcccgcgcccggaggatgatgtgggaaacctttgtcAAAATGCGGATTGGTGTCCCAAAGCTGGACAGAATACTGAAGGAATTACAGATATATGGTGAGATAATATCAGAGACTAATTTAAATTTGGATTGA